From Streptomyces sp. HUAS MG91, the proteins below share one genomic window:
- a CDS encoding response regulator, translating into MTRVLVVDDEPQIVRALVINLKARKYEVDAAADGAQALQLAAARHPDVIVLDLGLPDMDGVEVIRGLRGWTRVPILVLSARHSSDEKVEALDAGADDYVTKPFGMDELLARLRAAVRRAEPTGGGEDEGIVETSDFTVDMAAKKVNRDGRDVRLTPTEWHLLEVLVRNTGRLVSQKQLLQEVWGPSYGTETNYLRVYMAQLRRKLETDPSHPRHFITEPGMGYRFEK; encoded by the coding sequence ATGACCCGGGTGCTCGTGGTCGACGACGAACCGCAGATCGTCCGCGCCCTCGTCATCAACCTGAAGGCGCGCAAGTACGAGGTGGACGCCGCCGCCGACGGCGCGCAGGCGCTGCAGCTCGCCGCCGCTCGCCACCCGGACGTCATCGTGCTCGACCTGGGCCTGCCCGACATGGACGGCGTCGAGGTCATCAGGGGGCTGCGCGGCTGGACCCGGGTGCCGATCCTGGTGCTGTCCGCCCGCCACTCCTCGGACGAGAAGGTCGAGGCGCTCGACGCGGGCGCCGACGACTACGTCACCAAGCCCTTCGGCATGGACGAACTCCTTGCCCGCCTGCGGGCGGCCGTGCGGCGGGCCGAGCCCACCGGCGGCGGCGAGGACGAGGGGATCGTCGAGACGTCCGACTTCACGGTCGACATGGCCGCCAAGAAGGTCAACAGGGACGGCCGCGACGTACGTCTCACCCCGACCGAATGGCACCTCCTGGAGGTGCTGGTGCGCAACACGGGCCGCCTGGTGAGCCAGAAGCAGCTGCTGCAGGAGGTGTGGGGCCCCTCTTACGGTACGGAGACGAACTATCTCCGTGTGTACATGGCGCAACTGCGCCGCAAGCTGGAGACCGATCCGTCCCATCCGCGGCACTTCATCACCGAGCCCGGAATGGGGTACAGGTTCGAGAAGTAG